The nucleotide sequence GAACACGCCGGTTTCCTGGTTGAAGATGCCGGTGCCGTCAAGTCCGAGCTGCGGACTGATGTGAACCACCCAGGCATCGGGGCCGGGTTCAGTGTAGATAGAATAAGTGCCCGGATCGAGGTGGTTTCCCGCCAACATCACCGGGCCCGTCACCGTGATCTCGGTAGATTCGCTCGCGCCGGTTCTCCAGATCTGCCCGAACGGGACAAGGAACGTCGTGCTGTCGGTATTGGCGCCAAAGATTGCACGCCCACGCACGTATGGACGACCGTACGTGACCTTCACGTACGTATCACCGATGTGCGTCCGGGCGATCCCGATCGGACTAAGTCGACGCGATGGATGAAGATCCTGGGCGTCCACCGTCTCGAAAGCCATCGTCATAACGAGAGCGACGAGGATTGCGAGGCGTGGATTGAAATAGATTCGCATTGCGGTTGTAGTTCTGTTTCTGCTTCTCTTAACCAAACGTGTCGGGGCGCTAGCGAACACTGGAATCAACATGAGTCGTCCGCCAGCTTGTCACGAACTTCGCGAGTATAGACAATTGCGGTCAAATGTGTGCGGCGACCTTTCTTGAGCGACCC is from Rhodothermales bacterium and encodes:
- a CDS encoding DUF2911 domain-containing protein, with amino-acid sequence MRIYFNPRLAILVALVMTMAFETVDAQDLHPSRRLSPIGIARTHIGDTYVKVTYGRPYVRGRAIFGANTDSTTFLVPFGQIWRTGASESTEITVTGPVMLAGNHLDPGTYSIYTEPGPDAWVVHISPQLGLDGTGIFNQETGVFTPDVYQANNDVFAVTLPVHMLAEDETADPFTISLEESKSGADMVMRWEQTEVRAPIRVH